GTATGCCGCCATCCACACTTTGTACCATTCGGGATTGTCCCCGCCAAGAAAATCCGGCAATATTTTGCCGAAATCGGGCGTGAACAGCTGATTCAGCCCGACAGCCGCACCCGGCAACGTAACGGCACGGATGACGAAAATGATCATGATTACGATCAATATCGGGATGAAAATTTTGTTGATTTTCTCAATTCCTTTTTTTACGCCGCGAAAAAGCACAAACCAGGTTAAAAGCCAAATGGCGATTAAGGGAGCCAGGATTGCCCAGCGGATCCCGCCGAAATCCCAACCGTTTGCGGTGACGACATCATCGGGAACCCCCAAAAAACTGCCAAAGAGGAAACCGTTCGTATCGTCCCCCCAATGCAAATCGAACGAATAAAAGAAGTAACTGGTTGCCCAAGCGATGACGACAACGTAGTATGTGGTGATAATAAAACAGATCATTGCTTGCCACCAGCCGAGACTCTCGAACCATCGGGAAAATTTCTTGAACGAAAGCGGCGCCGCCCCTTCTCCCAGCCGGCCAATCCCGAATTCCAACAGCAAAATGGGAATCCCGGCGGTTAACAAGGCGAAGAAATACGGAATTAGAAACGCCCCTCCTCCGTTTTCATACGCCACATAGGGAAAACGCCATATATTTCCCAATCCGATGGCTGAGCCCGCGGCAGCCATAATAAACCCAATCCTGCTGCCCCATTGCTCACGCTGCTCCATACTGAAACCTCCTCCAATCATAATAAATATGAGTTGCCCAACAATTTTATAATATCAAAATATTATGGAAATTTAGAGAAGAAAATAACTTTTTTTGATTTTTTTTTTTACGACATCATGCTATATATTTCTACATTTTTTTTCGGCAACTTTTGCAAAATGAAGCTATTTTTATGATAGGATGATAGTAAATTGATTAAATACAAGAAAGGATATAAAAACGATGGCTGATTTGCAGTACGATTCGGATCTCAGCATGCTCCGCGCCCGCATGGACAACAAGAAAGAAAAAAAGTCACCCGGCAAGTGGCTGCCATGGACTGCGGCCATTATCGTATGGGCGGCTTTAATCGCGGGCAGTTTCGGATTGGCCCGGCATTATATTGACGGCATCAAACAGCAACTTGTGCAAGTGGAGGAGAACAACCAGGCAAATACGGAGGCGCTTACTAAAAACCTGGATGAACTGAAAGCACAGCTGGACGTACATAAAAAAACTACCGAAGAACTGCAGAAACAACTGCAAGCAATTGCGGACGAGCTGACGGCGGTTAAGGAAGAAATGGCGCTTGCCGGCGATACGCTGAACTCTGCCGACGATACGAAAAAGGCATTGAGCGAGCGGATTACCGATCTCGGCAAAGAATTGGAGGGACTTCGCAGCCTGATTAAAAAATTGGAGGAAGCCGCCCGTGTTTATTAAAATTCAATTGGCCTTTCTTTCATCCCTGCTTATTTTCGCCGGATTCCTTGCGGCTTTTTATATTCATAACCCTGAATTGGAAAAACATGCGGCCAAGACCGCCATGTCTTATGAACCGGTAAATCAAAAGCTTCCGGCGCTCGATGAAACTGTGCGCGGACTTGGCGAGAATGATCAAGTCATGCAAGCCGCATCCAATGCCGCAAAAGATAACTTTGCCGCGATGAACGCCATCCTGGCGGATTTGATCGGAAAAGCCAACGCGGAGAAAATGCAGGACGAGGCGCAGACAAAAATCGTCGATGCGGCGGTGAAAGAGAGCGAACAGCACGCCAGGGAAACAAACGACGTTTTGGATACGATCCTGTCCAACATTTTGGGCGAACCGATCGGCCAAACATTTGGCGACAGAGCGATCATAAAAGTGTTCTCGCTGAAAGAAGCGGGCTATCGCGGTTATATGGCCAAGGTCAAACTGCGCGATCCCAATGCGGTAAAACTGGTTTTGTCCCACGACAAAATCGGCGATAAAGGCGAGACGACAAGCCATGCGGCAAAGCGGACCAACGCGGTTTTGGCAATCAACGGCGGCGGATTTGCCGTGTCCAAAGGGTTGCTGTATCCGATGGGCATTACCGTCGTCGACGGCATCATTAAAACTTTTTACAGCACTGATCTTAGTTTTATCGGATTTAACGACCACGGCAATTTGGTAGGCGGGAAAATCTCGCGCAAAGAACAAATCGAAAAACTGCACGTGCGGCAAGGCGCCTCATTTGTGCCCACTCTTTTAAAAGACGGCAAAAAGCAGACCATACCGAGCAAATGGAGAAACAAAAAAGAGCCGCGCACGCTGATTGGCCACTTCTCCAACGGCGATTTGCTGTTCATTGTGATCGACGGCAGACAAGAAGGCTACAGCGAAGGGGTTACGCTGGAAGAAGCGCAGGATAAATTGCTGGAATTCAACGTGCGCGACGCGTACAATCTGGATGGCGGCGGGTCCAGCACGTTTTATTACAACGGCAAAGTGCTGAACAGTCCGTCCGACGGCCATGAGCGGCTGCTCGCCTCAAGCTTTGTTGTATTTAAATAATGCCTACCCGTCCGGCTTTGCCGAATCAAAGTAACGCACCAATTT
This DNA window, taken from Bacilli bacterium, encodes the following:
- a CDS encoding phosphodiester glycosidase family protein, yielding MFIKIQLAFLSSLLIFAGFLAAFYIHNPELEKHAAKTAMSYEPVNQKLPALDETVRGLGENDQVMQAASNAAKDNFAAMNAILADLIGKANAEKMQDEAQTKIVDAAVKESEQHARETNDVLDTILSNILGEPIGQTFGDRAIIKVFSLKEAGYRGYMAKVKLRDPNAVKLVLSHDKIGDKGETTSHAAKRTNAVLAINGGGFAVSKGLLYPMGITVVDGIIKTFYSTDLSFIGFNDHGNLVGGKISRKEQIEKLHVRQGASFVPTLLKDGKKQTIPSKWRNKKEPRTLIGHFSNGDLLFIVIDGRQEGYSEGVTLEEAQDKLLEFNVRDAYNLDGGGSSTFYYNGKVLNSPSDGHERLLASSFVVFK